A stretch of the Gossypium hirsutum isolate 1008001.06 chromosome D07, Gossypium_hirsutum_v2.1, whole genome shotgun sequence genome encodes the following:
- the LOC107954352 gene encoding zinc finger protein BALDIBIS: MLSQDGLSIPSTVKGLAQAQQPNPNPNPNPVKKKRNFPGTPDPDAEVIALSPKSLMATNRFLCEICNKGFQRDQNLQLHRRGHNLPWKLKQRTNKEVRKKVYICPEKTCVHHDPSRALGDLTGIKKHFSRKHGEKKWKCEKCSKKYAVQSDWKAHSKICGTREYRCDCGTLFSRKDSFITHRAFCDALAEESARFTSVSTNVNPAAASFRNDLIHGANNNGMHQFSSGFRPEFGGLELVDNLNSNGQKPRLQLWLDEANSQVNPFGIPSNANAFLAPKSTSFPDLGMAPMNMFGSLTTQWLGKYPEDASFAGANLNMSALRHGPKQEEENKGDLSESITSLYSNNSLQQQNYTHMSATALLQKAAQMGSTRNNPAINNSGFGLMSSNTYDQNKNHVYKLFKRANDQSDNINELVSSLSSNQATIVKDGSALDDLKSSSFVRNASSKGKQGGQAVVLASKLNNTNSNEVELSLTRDFLGVGGESSRPLLQQGLAKFASMGSIHPWS, encoded by the exons TGGGCTTTCGATTCCCTCAACTGTCAAAGGTTTAGCTCAAGCTCAACAGCCAAAtccaaaccctaaccctaatccagtgaagaagaaaagaaattttcCTGGAACACCAG ATCCAGATGCAGAGGTTATAGCTTTGTCCCCAAAATCTCTCATGGCGACCAACAGATTCCTCTGTGAAATTTGCAACAAAGGTTTCCAAAGGGACCAGAATTTACAACTCCATAGGAGAGGTCACAATCTGCCATGGAAGCTGAAGCAAAGAACAAACAAAGAAGTTAGAAAGAAAGTTTACATCTGCCCTGAAAAGACCTGCGTTCACCATGACCCATCCAGAGCTCTAGGAGACCTCACTGGCATCAAGAAGCACTTCAGCCGGAAACACGGCGAGAAGAAATGGAAGTGTGAGAAATGTTCCAAGAAATACGCAGTTCAGTCGGACTGGAAAGCTCACAGTAAGATTTGTGGCACTCGAGAGTATAGATGTGACTGTGGAACTCTCTTTTCCAG GAAGGACAGCTTCATAACTCATAGAGCTTTCTGCGATGCTTTAGCTGAAGAAAGTGCGAGATTCACCTCGGTTTCAACGAATGTTAACCCAGCGGCAGCATCCTTTAGAAATGATTTGATACATGGGGCCAATAACAATGGGATGCACCAATTTTCATCAGGGTTTAGGCCAGAGTTCGGTGGTTTAGAGCTAGTCGACAACCTCAACTCAAATGGGCAAAAGCCAAGGCTACAGTTATGGCTTGACGAAGCTAATTCTCAAGTTAACCCATTTGGTATCCCCAGTAATGCAAACGCTTTCTTAGCACCAAAATCTACAAGCTTTCCTGACTTGGGAATGGCACCAATGAACATGTTTGGATCACTGACTACACAATGGCTCGGCAAGTACCCAGAAGATGCATCATTTGCAGGTGCAAACCTCAACATGTCAGCATTGCGACATGGACCAAAACAAGAAGAAGAGAACAAGGGAGATTTGTCTGAATCCATAACATCTTTGTATTCCAACAATAGTCTCCAACAACAAAACTACACTCACATGTCAGCCACTGCACTCTTGCAAAAAGCAGCCCAGATGGGATCTACAAGAAACAACCCAGCAATTAATAACAGTGGCTTTGGGTTAATGAGCTCCAACACTTACGACCAAAACAAGAACCATGTTTACAAGCTATTCAAGCGAGCAAACGACCAATCTGACAACATAAACGAATTAGTGAGTTCACTGTCCTCAAATCAAGCAACCATTGTGAAAGACGGGTCTGCATTAGATGATTTAAAGTCGAGCTCATTTGTTAGAAACGCCAGCAGCAAAGGAAAACAAGGTGGCCAAGCGGTTGTACTTGCATCGAAGCTGAATAACACAAATTCAAATGAAGTTGAATTGAGCTTAACCAGGGATTTTCTTGGTGTGGGAGGTGAATCAAGCAGACCGTTgttgcaacaagggctagccaAGTTTGCTTCAATGGGTTCCATTCACCCATGGAGTTGA